One window of the Mycobacterium xenopi genome contains the following:
- a CDS encoding glucose-6-phosphate dehydrogenase has translation MAEGNGRPADLLVIFGITGDLARKMTFRALYRLERRKLLECPVLGVASDDITVEQLVDRARDAIKDSGESFDEAVLSRLADRLSYVSGDVTDSGLYAKLAERIGSDHQPLYYLEMPPALFAPIVENLGKAGLLEGARVAVEKPFGHDLASAQELNARMHAVLDEKQILRVDHFLGKQPVVELEYLRFANQTLAELWDRHSISEIHITMAEDFGVEERGKFYDAVGALRDVVQNHLLQVLALVAMEPPVGPSADDLNDKRVEVFRAMPALDPAHCVRGQYRGYRDVAGVGRDSTTETFVAVRLEIDNWRWAGVPIFLRAGKALPEKVTEVRLFLRRVPALAFLPNRRKAEPNQIVLRIDPDPGMRLQLAAQDGNTWRPVHLDSLFAEDLGEPLRPYERLLHAGLVGDHQLFAREDSIEETWRIVQPLLDAPGEVHEYEPGSWGPEAAQSLLRGHHSWSEPWMPGDKHARR, from the coding sequence TTGGCCGAAGGTAACGGACGTCCCGCGGATCTGCTAGTGATCTTCGGGATTACCGGGGATCTGGCACGCAAGATGACGTTTCGGGCACTCTACCGGCTGGAACGTCGTAAGTTGCTGGAATGCCCGGTTCTTGGCGTAGCCAGCGACGACATCACGGTCGAGCAGCTGGTGGACCGTGCCCGCGATGCGATCAAGGACAGCGGCGAAAGCTTCGACGAGGCAGTGCTGAGCCGGCTGGCGGACCGGCTGTCCTACGTATCCGGTGATGTCACCGACAGCGGGCTGTACGCCAAGCTGGCCGAACGGATCGGCTCAGACCACCAGCCGCTGTACTACTTGGAAATGCCGCCAGCGCTGTTCGCGCCGATCGTGGAGAACCTCGGCAAGGCGGGACTGCTGGAGGGCGCACGCGTCGCGGTCGAAAAGCCGTTCGGGCACGACCTGGCCTCCGCGCAAGAGCTCAACGCTCGGATGCACGCGGTTCTCGACGAAAAACAGATCCTTCGCGTGGACCACTTCCTGGGTAAGCAGCCTGTGGTCGAGCTGGAGTACCTGCGGTTCGCCAACCAAACCCTGGCCGAACTGTGGGATCGCCACAGCATCTCCGAGATCCATATCACCATGGCCGAAGACTTCGGGGTCGAGGAGCGCGGCAAGTTCTACGACGCGGTGGGCGCCCTGCGCGACGTCGTACAAAACCACCTGCTCCAGGTCTTGGCGTTGGTGGCGATGGAGCCACCGGTGGGTCCGAGCGCCGACGACCTCAACGACAAAAGGGTTGAGGTGTTCCGCGCGATGCCCGCACTGGACCCGGCCCACTGCGTCCGAGGCCAATACCGCGGTTACCGCGACGTGGCCGGGGTGGGTCGAGATTCGACAACCGAGACGTTCGTCGCCGTGCGATTGGAGATCGACAACTGGCGCTGGGCGGGGGTGCCGATCTTTTTGCGCGCCGGAAAGGCGTTGCCGGAGAAGGTGACCGAAGTCCGGCTGTTTTTGCGCCGGGTTCCCGCGCTGGCCTTCTTACCTAACCGCAGGAAGGCCGAGCCGAACCAGATCGTGCTCCGCATCGATCCGGACCCTGGCATGCGCCTGCAGTTGGCGGCTCAGGACGGGAACACCTGGCGGCCTGTGCATCTGGACTCGCTGTTCGCAGAGGACCTCGGTGAACCGCTGCGGCCCTACGAGCGTCTGCTGCATGCCGGGTTGGTCGGCGATCACCAGTTGTTTGCCCGCGAGGACAGCATCGAAGAGACCTGGCGCATCGTGCAGCCACTGCTCGATGCGCCAGGCGAAGTGCACGAGTACGAACCCGGCTCCTGGGGCCCCGAGGCGGCGCAGTCGCTGCTGCGCGGGCATCACAGTTGGTCCGAGCCGTGGATGCCTGGGGACAAGCACGCACGACGGTAA
- a CDS encoding adenylate/guanylate cyclase domain-containing protein, which yields MLGMGGAPMIAVYILAGLAVVEAAALAAVSVLLVRSRQEADELRHRADARNWLLSGGREAVKTVWQTANLVRKEGLGAAARSAIEDLADWAEVERPDLARVTPDGRVVILFSDIEESTALNERIGDRAWVKLLGEHDKLVRRLVKNYGGHVVKSQGDGFMIAFSQAEQAVRCAIDIQHAMHNEAKRRRRNGFRVRIGIHMGRSVRRGDDLFGRNVAMAARVAGEAAGGEILVSKPVCDAIRDCADISVDEGREAELKGFTGAHRLYAVKAAA from the coding sequence ATCCTTGGCATGGGTGGTGCCCCGATGATCGCGGTCTACATCCTGGCCGGCCTCGCCGTGGTCGAAGCCGCGGCTCTGGCCGCGGTGTCGGTGCTGCTGGTGCGCAGTCGCCAGGAAGCCGACGAGCTGCGCCACCGAGCCGACGCCCGCAACTGGCTGCTGTCCGGAGGCCGCGAAGCCGTTAAGACGGTGTGGCAGACGGCGAATTTGGTTCGCAAGGAGGGGCTGGGTGCCGCGGCGCGCAGCGCGATTGAAGACCTCGCCGACTGGGCCGAGGTGGAGCGACCCGATCTGGCCCGGGTCACGCCGGACGGCCGGGTGGTGATCTTGTTCTCCGATATCGAGGAGTCCACCGCGCTCAACGAGCGCATTGGCGACCGTGCCTGGGTCAAGCTGCTCGGCGAGCACGACAAGCTGGTCCGCAGGTTGGTCAAGAACTACGGCGGACATGTGGTCAAAAGCCAAGGCGACGGTTTCATGATCGCCTTCTCACAGGCCGAGCAGGCGGTACGATGCGCCATCGACATCCAGCACGCAATGCACAACGAGGCGAAACGTCGGCGGCGGAACGGCTTTCGTGTACGGATCGGTATCCACATGGGAAGGTCTGTGCGGCGCGGTGACGACCTTTTCGGGCGCAACGTCGCGATGGCCGCACGCGTCGCCGGCGAGGCCGCCGGTGGTGAGATCCTGGTGAGCAAACCCGTGTGCGACGCCATCCGCGACTGCGCCGATATCAGCGTCGACGAGGGTCGCGAGGCCGAATTGAAGGGTTTCACCGGCGCCCACCGCCTGTACGCGGTGAAAGCCGCCGCTTAG